Proteins from a genomic interval of Ptychodera flava strain L36383 chromosome 7, AS_Pfla_20210202, whole genome shotgun sequence:
- the LOC139136709 gene encoding uncharacterized protein — translation MEDPDLFKNRTIPIEDPDLFQNRTNPTEDPDLFQNRTKPIEDPDLFHNRTKPTEDPDLFQNRTNIRKDQKYKLIRKDQTYKQFRKDETFKQVRNDETFQKVHKDQTCKQICNDEKLDTSVNIVDDFKDPVYQQSICNDAMFDERVKKCDIDSENVEMLPFISSHEIQNDSRTNDKVEKDQRNAGAFQKERTIEYHKDIEKEMESFHGQVGNQSNRVNKECFSDGDSTKEQHQKECTESKILCALRLKITVEMLQVGKWKK, via the exons ATGGAGGATCCTGACCTCTTTAAAAACAGGACCATACCCATAGAGGATCCTGACCTCTTCCAAAACAGGACCAACCCCACAGAGGATCCTGACCTCTTCCAAAACAGGACCAAACCCATAGAGGATCCTGACCTCTTCCATAACAGGACCAAACCTACAGAGGATCCTGACCTCTTCCAAAACAGGACCAATATCCGTAAGGATCAGAAATATAAACTAATCCGTAAGGATCAGACATATAAGCAATTCCGAAAGGATGAGACATTTAAGCAAGTCAGAAACGATGAGACATTTCAGAAAGTTCATAAGGATCAAACATGTAAGCAAATCTGTAATGACGAGAAGCTGGATACTTCAGTGAACATTGTTGATGACTTTAAAGATCCTGTATATCAACAGAGCATTTGTAATGATGCAATGTTTGATGAACGTGTAAAGAAGTGTGACATAGAcagtgaaaatgttgaaatgttgcCATTCATCAGTAGTCATGAAATCCAAAACGACAGCAGAACTAATGATAAAGTTGAAAAGGACCAGAGAAATGCAGGTGCATTTCAAAAGGAAAGGACAATAGAATATCATAAAGACATTGAAAAAGAGATGGAATCATTCCATGGACAAGTAGGAAACCAGTCCAATAGAGTTAATAAAGAGTGCTTCAGTGATGGTGACTCTACAAAAGAACAACATCAAAAGGAATGTACTGAGAGCAAA ATCCTGTGTGCATTGAGGCTGAAGATTACAGTAGAAATGCTACAAGtgggaaaatggaaaaaatag